From Levilactobacillus zymae, a single genomic window includes:
- a CDS encoding phage integrase N-terminal SAM-like domain-containing protein, whose product MKIRYPYQDAFERSLAQRDIAQATRDEYLTTLQDFFHYLENFNPTYQTEHRVNQLQTADVEQYLAMLTNNRQIQNQTYNKVLSHLNVYFKFLFSHNWTPYLPTLDLKSKPKEAARPVNFRWVDDLDTWLADERLHVYTRTAMLLTTKGYPVQVYLKPNFTAQLVTTTWSAAEQRFLTQLHAFLAPLQTRFQCADWFLKQRAAADPHLTLPGLHKYLRPDEAVTNFKLSPTVLYQGYLVNYLRRHPQLNDRDVITALHLDPDSIDYYRRLAQRAD is encoded by the coding sequence ATGAAAATTCGTTATCCGTATCAAGACGCGTTCGAGCGCAGTCTTGCCCAACGCGACATCGCTCAGGCGACCCGCGACGAGTACCTGACAACGCTTCAGGACTTCTTCCATTACCTGGAGAACTTTAACCCGACTTATCAAACCGAGCACCGCGTCAACCAATTACAAACCGCCGACGTGGAACAGTACCTGGCCATGTTGACCAATAACCGCCAAATTCAAAATCAAACCTACAATAAAGTGTTGTCCCACCTCAACGTCTATTTTAAGTTCCTCTTCTCCCACAACTGGACCCCCTACCTGCCCACGCTAGACCTCAAAAGCAAACCCAAGGAAGCTGCTCGACCGGTTAACTTTCGGTGGGTCGACGATCTGGACACCTGGCTAGCCGATGAACGCTTGCACGTCTACACCCGGACCGCGATGTTGCTAACCACTAAGGGTTACCCCGTGCAGGTCTACTTAAAACCCAACTTCACGGCCCAGCTGGTCACCACCACTTGGTCGGCTGCCGAACAACGCTTTTTGACCCAACTGCACGCCTTTCTCGCCCCACTCCAAACTCGGTTTCAGTGCGCCGACTGGTTTCTTAAACAACGCGCCGCGGCCGATCCGCACCTGACGCTCCCCGGGCTGCACAAGTATCTACGCCCCGATGAAGCCGTGACGAACTTTAAACTTAGCCCCACGGTACTCTATCAAGGTTATTTAGTGAACTATCTGCGCCGCCATCCCCAGTTGAACGATCGGGACGTCATCACGGCGTTACACCTCGATCCGGACTCGATCGACTACTACCGCCGATTGGCCCAACGCGCCGATTGA
- a CDS encoding CopY/TcrY family copper transport repressor, which yields MATTEVTATISDAEWRVMRVVWTLKQADSRTIISLLEKQHDWKAPTIKTLIGRLVKKGALATTKQGRQYIYTPQIKEQAAMDAALLTELNQMCAMHRGTALAHVIDQLDLSRGDVETLMAHLEQKLPTAPASVPCDCLPDDCEGSCDV from the coding sequence ATGGCAACCACTGAAGTTACCGCTACGATTTCCGACGCCGAATGGCGGGTCATGCGGGTCGTTTGGACCTTAAAGCAGGCCGACAGTCGCACCATCATTTCACTATTGGAAAAACAACACGACTGGAAGGCCCCAACCATCAAAACGTTGATTGGTCGCCTGGTCAAGAAGGGCGCACTGGCCACTACCAAACAGGGGCGCCAGTATATTTATACGCCCCAGATTAAGGAGCAGGCCGCGATGGACGCCGCGTTGTTAACCGAACTGAATCAGATGTGCGCGATGCACCGCGGAACCGCCTTAGCCCACGTGATCGACCAACTCGACCTCAGTCGTGGTGACGTGGAAACGCTGATGGCCCATTTAGAACAAAAATTGCCAACCGCTCCGGCCAGTGTGCCGTGTGACTGCCTACCGGACGATTGTGAAGGGAGTTGTGATGTATGA
- a CDS encoding polysaccharide deacetylase family protein: MGAKPVDDQTDHRTESDASRPAENDAKQPKAQADAQPKWLKLKHPLQLPILMYHSISTGNQLRVPQAQFAQEMAYLKAHHYRTLTTTEAIKALKTNSVPQKKVVWITLDDAYKDNLTRALPVLQKYNLHATINVITGFTHKSNHLSLAQMKTMLATGHVDFASHTVQHLNLNELTAAQQKTELVASKHWLDQKLNQNTQMICYPAGRADATTRKLAQQAGYQLALTTQEGIAQLSQGRYNLARLRVTPGMTTATFATMLQVSNS; the protein is encoded by the coding sequence TTGGGGGCAAAGCCGGTCGACGACCAAACCGACCACCGCACCGAAAGTGACGCGTCGCGCCCAGCAGAAAACGACGCCAAACAACCTAAGGCGCAGGCGGACGCCCAGCCTAAATGGCTCAAGCTCAAGCACCCATTACAGTTACCCATCCTGATGTACCACAGCATTTCCACGGGCAATCAGCTACGGGTGCCCCAGGCCCAGTTTGCCCAAGAGATGGCCTATCTCAAAGCCCATCATTACCGCACGCTGACCACGACCGAGGCCATTAAAGCTCTTAAGACCAATAGCGTCCCGCAGAAGAAGGTCGTCTGGATCACCCTAGACGATGCCTATAAAGACAACCTAACGCGGGCATTACCGGTGCTGCAAAAGTATAACCTACACGCCACCATCAACGTGATTACCGGCTTCACGCATAAGAGTAACCACCTTTCGTTAGCCCAGATGAAGACCATGCTAGCGACCGGCCACGTCGATTTCGCCAGCCACACGGTCCAGCACCTGAACCTCAACGAACTGACCGCGGCGCAACAAAAGACTGAACTGGTGGCTTCCAAGCACTGGTTGGATCAAAAACTCAACCAGAACACCCAAATGATCTGCTACCCGGCCGGGCGCGCCGACGCCACCACCCGTAAGTTAGCGCAGCAAGCCGGTTACCAGCTTGCGTTGACCACCCAAGAAGGCATCGCACAACTGAGTCAGGGCCGCTACAACCTCGCCCGACTGCGGGTGACCCCGGGCATGACCACGGCGACGTTCGCCACCATGCTGCAGGTCTCTAATTCTTAG
- a CDS encoding serine hydrolase has product MKSLKRWLVRVSAGLAVLAGLAPVLPAHAASGVSKVPARAAYVMDAQSGQVLYQQNANKRYPIASLSKLLTVYLTVKAIDSGKINWTDQVPVDHNLIRLSHNSVFSSLRMKNSDQFTVKELVVAAMVASSNSAASALGDYVAGSNAAFIEAMNQQCQDWGINAHFISSSGLDNSDLKSYGYRLPGTGATEENLVSAKAISIVAQHLLAADPAITQIASKTEATVNGTTIYNENSCLPGKSQYKKESQIDGLKTGYTENAKLCYTATFWVNGERMIATILGGDTTFSAMNKLIKQVKQTYQLQPTALNSRTVTLVNGAKVMAAPNTSQVGSWTQGNQTDTITTSFKPQLTATQLKTGQVQTGEPVGELTVADQQTGITQHVTYYARSNATLFTSHQAFQTTTSQPATLLKALTAQTAVFASGL; this is encoded by the coding sequence GTGAAAAGTTTAAAACGCTGGTTAGTTCGGGTCAGTGCCGGGCTAGCCGTCTTGGCAGGATTAGCCCCTGTGCTGCCGGCCCACGCCGCCAGTGGCGTCTCGAAGGTCCCAGCGCGGGCGGCTTACGTGATGGATGCCCAGAGTGGGCAGGTCCTGTATCAACAAAATGCCAACAAACGGTACCCCATTGCATCATTAAGTAAGCTTTTAACGGTGTATTTAACGGTCAAGGCCATTGATAGTGGCAAGATTAATTGGACGGATCAGGTCCCCGTGGATCATAACCTGATTCGGTTGAGTCATAATTCCGTATTTTCGTCACTCCGAATGAAGAACAGTGACCAGTTTACGGTCAAGGAATTGGTGGTGGCGGCCATGGTGGCTTCGTCCAACAGTGCGGCTTCGGCGTTAGGTGATTATGTGGCGGGCAGTAACGCCGCCTTCATCGAAGCGATGAACCAGCAATGTCAGGACTGGGGCATCAACGCGCACTTTATCAGCTCGTCCGGGTTGGATAATTCCGACCTGAAGAGTTACGGGTACCGGCTTCCCGGTACCGGGGCCACCGAGGAAAACTTGGTTTCGGCCAAGGCCATTTCCATTGTGGCCCAGCACCTGTTAGCGGCCGACCCGGCAATTACGCAGATTGCCAGCAAGACCGAAGCCACGGTCAACGGGACCACGATCTATAACGAGAATAGCTGCTTGCCGGGAAAGTCCCAATATAAAAAAGAAAGCCAGATTGATGGCTTAAAGACCGGCTACACGGAAAACGCTAAACTGTGTTATACGGCGACCTTTTGGGTCAACGGGGAACGGATGATTGCGACCATCTTGGGTGGTGATACCACCTTCTCCGCCATGAACAAGTTAATCAAGCAGGTCAAACAAACCTACCAGCTCCAGCCCACGGCCCTGAATAGTCGGACCGTTACGCTGGTCAACGGTGCTAAGGTCATGGCGGCCCCGAACACCTCGCAGGTCGGGTCGTGGACCCAGGGGAATCAGACCGATACCATTACCACCAGTTTTAAGCCCCAACTGACGGCTACCCAGTTGAAAACCGGGCAGGTTCAGACGGGAGAACCGGTGGGGGAATTGACCGTGGCCGATCAGCAGACGGGCATTACCCAGCACGTGACCTACTACGCGCGCAGTAACGCCACGCTGTTCACCAGCCATCAGGCCTTCCAAACGACGACGAGTCAGCCGGCCACGCTGCTAAAGGCGTTGACCGCCCAGACGGCGGTCTTTGCCAGCGGCCTTTGA